The nucleotide window CATTGAGCTACAAAGCTGTCTGACCAACCCAGATTGATGAGTGTCACCCAGCAGGACATGAGAAGCGACAGGCCGAATGACATCAGGATTGCAGCAATCAAACGGTGTTTCATCGGTACTCAAGCTGTGTCCGGCCGAGCATTCGACCCGATTTCGCCAAGCTCTTCGATATAGTTCACTTCTGTCAGGTTTCGCGCCAGATAGGCTTTCGTGTGTGGCATTTCAAAGTGGTCCTGTAGTGCCTGCCGGTTCGTCCAGCATTCCCACAATGTGAACTTCTGCGGTTGTTTGAGGTTCTGACGGATTTCAAACAGGATGCAGCCGGGCTCGCTCTGGGTCTGCTCCACAAGAAGCCGCAGTCCGTTTTCAGCTTCTTTCAGGTCAGCTCCTTCCTGAAGCTCGATGCCTGCGCTTACGAAATAGTTCGACATTGCACTCTCCATTGTTGATTGGTGTGACTGCGGACTGATGTATTGATTTCATTTATTTAAATCTATATCGAATGATGAGACTTCAATTTTCGAAAATGAAATCATGCTTGACGATCTCGCGCTTTTTATTCGCATCGCTCAAAACCGTAGCCTGTCGGCTGCAGCCAAACAGCTGGGTGTCCCGCCGGCGACCGTGACCCGGCGCTTGCGCAAATTGGAGGAAGGGATCGGTGCGCAGCTCGTTCACCGGTCCGCTCGAAAGTTTGCGCTTACATCCGAGGGGGAGGTGTATTTCGAGGCATTCGCTGATCTCCTCCAGCAGGCTGAGACTTCATTGCGAGGGTTGAGTGCGGATCTCAATGAAATGAGAGGGCCACTGCGCGTGGCGGCACCAACCAACATCTCCGTCGGCATGCTGGAACCCATGTGGTCGTCATTCTTGAAGACCTACCCTGATATCCAGCTCACACTGCAACTGAGCAATGAAAATCAGGACCTTTTGGAGAACCGAATTGATCTGGCACTTCGGTTCGGACCACAGACCGATCAGCGTCTCTATCAGAAACATGTCGGTCGTGTTGCAACCATGCTGGTGGCTGCGCCGGACTATCTGGCCAAAGCAGGTGCTCCGGAGAGACCGGAAGACCTGCAGTCCCACAAACTGATCTGGGTGCCTTCGCTGCCTCATTGGCAGCTCCAGAACATGGATACGGGGGAGAAAGCAGCTCATTACCCGGCAATAAATGTAGCTGTGGACGATATCGGACTGGCCTGTCAGTTATCCGCCGGCGGACACGGTATTGCACTGTTGCCCGTCACCGAAACGTCCGGGAATATTCTGGCAGGCCGGTTGAAATTTGTTCTGCCGCGCTGGTGCGGCCAGACACGTGAGGCTTACGCTGTGTGGCCCACAGGTCGTCTTTTAAGTGCCAGAGCCAAATGCCTGCGCGACTTTATGGAAACCTATATGGCAGAGCGGCTCATCTTTCAGGGAGAGTTGCCGGAAAGCGGGGTCAATCAAGCCGTGTAGGTGTTGCAGCGCATGAAGCGTGGAACGTCGATATAGTCACGCATGTAAAACAGCCATGCTTGGCATTCCTGCTCTGTCTTAAAACATCCGGCCTGTGAGATCTGATAGCGCCTGTCGAAATTGATCACGCGTCCGCTGGCGATGCCTTTCCAGCCACTGCCCGTGAACGACCGGCAGTCGTAAGGTGTGTTGTAGGTGTAAGGAATATTGCCAAGGTCCTTGGAGAAGGTCGGAGCAAAAAGCAGATCTGAAGGCGTCTGGAACTGGTTTTGACATGCGGCAAGACCAAGAGCTGCCGCAATGACCGTTGCGCGAAGACCGGTTTTGGATGCGCTAACAGCGCTCTGAAAACGGCGGACTTTGCGGGACATGGCAGGCTCCAGTGATATGTCGGAATCGGCCCATTCGGGCATCAAAAGACTGATTTGCAACAGGGCTCACTTGAGCCGAAGACTGGGTCAAAATCAAGTCACGAAAGGCGAAGCCCTTCACTCAAAAGAGCGAAGGGCGATCGGTCAATCTGTTTGTGGAACGCCAAAGGGCTGAACCTGTAAAAGCCGAGGTGATCTGTTATGCGAACGGATCTACGTTGGGCAGGTTGAAATCGAATGGATTTTCCAGGCCCTGGTCAATGTCATCCCACTGCTGATAATGCCCATCTTCCTGCAGCTGCAGTAAAACCGCTTCCAGGTGGTCACTGACCGTTCCGACTGCATCCCAGGCGTCACCCATGCCAGCCGCAAAACGGGCGATTTCGTCATAAAAGCCCTGTGGAAGCGCACCGATTTCAATCTCGTCAAGGCTGGAAAAGTAGAACGGGAATGGCGTTTCATACTCGAAAAGATAGGCCCGTTCCGCGCCGTTCAGGTAGATGATTTCACCTTCGAACATGACCGAAAGTGACATCTCGTACCTGCCGAAATCGGTCAACTGAATGTCGATAGCGAATTCGAAAATCATTTCGAATTCTGCGATCCCGTAGTCGAACGCTTCGCCATAAACCTCCAACATCTGTTCCTGACCAAAGGCTGTCAGAACCTGGTTGCCGTGTTCATCGAAGGTTTCTGCCTGAATTGTGGTGCCAACCTCGGAGGCCATTTCCATATAGAGCTGTCGGAACTGGTTGTCGTAGAAGTTCCCTTCGAACGCCTGCATCAGCCCGCTCTGGTATTCAACGGCAACCTCCTGGCCATTGTAAAAACCGGACTTGATTTCGGTCGCACGCTCCTCGGCGAGGGTCATGATGTCTAGCGTTCCGTCCGAGGTGCGGAACGTGTGGTTCATCATTTCAAGGCCGAAGCCGAGCTGCTGCTCTCCGGCACCATTCGCAGACTGGACTTCCGAAGTGATCCCGCCCTGTGGTCCTTCCTGCAGGTCGCCGACCGGAAGGTTGTCTTTCCCGTTGAGGGCATATGGGTCGAGGTTCAGAAAGGGCAGGGCGTGGTCCGACTGTCCTGTTCCGGTGGCCTCTGTCGCTGTTGCGTCCGTTTTAAAATCTGTACCGGGCGGACCCCCAGCATCTTTCTGGCTTGTTGTCGACTTCAAAGCATCGAGCTGCTTGTCCAGCAGCGTTGTCATGTCAAACAAGGCAGTATTACGTGATCCGATATGAGTAGTCATAGTGTTCCTCTCCAGAAGTGCTGCATTGATCAAAAAATGACTAATTTGATTGCGCGCTTTTGACGTGGGGAGGTTTTTTCTACTATTCAATATTAATAGTTATTCATGAACCCGATGTAATATTTTGGTTTTCGTATTAAATACATTTATGAGTTGAGGCGAAATTTTTGCAAATGATTTGGAGCTGCGTCCCTCTAGGTGGAATTTAGACTTCCAATAGTTAGAGGAAAAAAAAGCCGGTGCATTGCACCGGCTTTCTGTATTGGAGTGGGCTGTAAACTTAGTTCACGTTGATCCAACGCAACATGAGGAAGTTGTCTGCCCGCTGAGTCAGGTCGATATTGGATTTCGATCCCCAGAGCAGCGGCTGTACATGAAGCGGGACATAGACGACATCATCGCGGATCATCGTGGCCACTTCATCCAGCATTGCCTGACGCTTGTCTGCATCGATTTCTTTCTGGATCTGAGGGAGAAGTTCATCGACGCGTTCGTTGGAGTAACCACCGAAGTTCCAGCTGCCGAGTTTTTTCTCGTCATTTTTTGTGGTGACGAGGAAACGGACCGGATGTTCCGCGTCGAAGGTTCCCGGTGACCAACCCAGAAGGTACATGTCGAAATTGCCGGCCCTAAGCTCCGGCCAGTAGTTTCGAACGGGCATGGCCTTGAGGTCGGCTTTCATACCGGCCTGTGTCAGCATTGCCGCCATTGCCTTGCAGAGTGCTTCGTCATTGATGTACCGGTCATTCGGGCACATCAGGCCAAAGGAGAACCCGTCCGGGTAACCCGCTTCGTTCAGCAGGGCCTTGGCGCCGTCCGGGTCATATCCGATGCGTTCGCTTGCTGCTTCGCTGAAGCCCTTCATCTGGGGGCTGACCAACTGGCTGGCAACCTCGGCATTGCCGCGCATGATTTTGTCGACAAGCGCTTCCGCGCTGATTGCCTTTTGAACTGCTTCACGGACCTTCACATCCTGAAAGGGGTTCTTGTCGGAGGTCTCGTTCGAGTACTTCAAGGCATCATGGCCGTGGGCAAAACCAAGCATGATCACCCTGGCTTCAATGCCCTGGTGAAGTGTCAGGCCATCCTGGCCTTCGATGCGTCCGACGTCCTGCACAGGCACCGGATTGATCAGATCGACCTGCCCGCTCAGAAGACCGGCGACCGCTGTCGCTGGGTTGGCAATCGGAATGAAGGTTGCCTTTGTGAGGTTGTGTTTCTTTTCGTCCCACCAGCCCTCGTTGGGCTCAAGCACGGTTTGAACACCGGGCTCGCGAGAGGCCAGCTTGAATGGGCCGGTGCCGTTTGCGTTCAAAGTGGCGTAGGTTTCGCTGTCCTTGGCCGGCCGTTCAGCGCCATTGGCCTCTGCCCAACCCTTGTCCAGGATCATGAAATTCGCAATGGAATCGGGGAATATCGGGTTTGGCGCATGCGTCAGAAAGTCGATGGTGTGGTCGTCGACAATCTTGACTTCCTTGACCGGTGCGAACCACGAACTGGTGTCGGCCTCTTCGGAAGAAGCGCGCTCATAGGAAAAGAGAACGTCTTCCGCAGTGAAATCTGCACCGTCATGGAACTTGACGTCCTTGCGCAGGTTGAAGCGCCAACCGTCGCCGCCAAGCGGTTCCCAGCTTTCAGCGAGGGAACCCTCGATTGCCATGTCCTTGTCGCGACGGACCAGACCCTCATAAACATTGTTCAAGAAGCCGAGCACAGGCGCGGAGTTAACCGCGTGAGGATCCATGGTCTGCGGGTCGGTCGGCGAAGACCACTTGAGCTCTGCAGCGCTTGCAAGAGAAACGGAAGAAAGCAGGGCAGCGGCGAGCGTTAAACCGGCTGCGAAACGGCCAGTTTGGCGTAATGACTTTGTCATGACATCCCCATCAACTGTTGTTTGGTCTGATTATCGAAACAACCTAAGTCATTTCAGGACAAAAGAAACACCGGACCCGCATGCGTGTCCGGTGTTCATTTAAACTTTTCGTGATGGGAAAATCCAGGCTTCCTCAGCCACAGCCGCCGACGTACTTTTGTTCTGCGTTTTGCAGAACAGGCTAACTTTCGTTGGCGCTTCGACCGAGCCAAACAAAGGGCACCCTAACGACGATCCTCTTATATCCGGCAGTTGCGGCGACTACCGAGAAACTCTTCGTTTTTTTCAGACAAATTGACCAACACAAATAAATGCCCAACCATGGAAGGTCGGGCCTTTTTGATATTCAGAAAACTTGCGGTCTTAAATCAGGTCTAGGCCTTTCCGGCCACCATCAGCGCAAAGGCCTGAACCAGTGCAACTTCCTTGAGCCGGTCAAAGCGACCTGACGCCCCGCCGTGACCCGCCTCCATGTTGGTTTTGAGCATCAGGAGGCTGTTATCGGTTTTAACGGCACGCAGTTTGGCGACCCATTTTGCGGGCTCCCAATAGGTGACACGCGGGTCGGTGAGGCCGGCAACCGCCAGGATTGCAGGATAGTCCTTTGCCGAAACATTGTCGTAGGGAGAATAGGAGGCGATGTATTCGTAGGCCGATTTGTCCGTAATCGGATTGCCCCAT belongs to Roseibium porphyridii and includes:
- a CDS encoding LysR family transcriptional regulator is translated as MLDDLALFIRIAQNRSLSAAAKQLGVPPATVTRRLRKLEEGIGAQLVHRSARKFALTSEGEVYFEAFADLLQQAETSLRGLSADLNEMRGPLRVAAPTNISVGMLEPMWSSFLKTYPDIQLTLQLSNENQDLLENRIDLALRFGPQTDQRLYQKHVGRVATMLVAAPDYLAKAGAPERPEDLQSHKLIWVPSLPHWQLQNMDTGEKAAHYPAINVAVDDIGLACQLSAGGHGIALLPVTETSGNILAGRLKFVLPRWCGQTREAYAVWPTGRLLSARAKCLRDFMETYMAERLIFQGELPESGVNQAV
- a CDS encoding ABC transporter substrate-binding protein yields the protein MTKSLRQTGRFAAGLTLAAALLSSVSLASAAELKWSSPTDPQTMDPHAVNSAPVLGFLNNVYEGLVRRDKDMAIEGSLAESWEPLGGDGWRFNLRKDVKFHDGADFTAEDVLFSYERASSEEADTSSWFAPVKEVKIVDDHTIDFLTHAPNPIFPDSIANFMILDKGWAEANGAERPAKDSETYATLNANGTGPFKLASREPGVQTVLEPNEGWWDEKKHNLTKATFIPIANPATAVAGLLSGQVDLINPVPVQDVGRIEGQDGLTLHQGIEARVIMLGFAHGHDALKYSNETSDKNPFQDVKVREAVQKAISAEALVDKIMRGNAEVASQLVSPQMKGFSEAASERIGYDPDGAKALLNEAGYPDGFSFGLMCPNDRYINDEALCKAMAAMLTQAGMKADLKAMPVRNYWPELRAGNFDMYLLGWSPGTFDAEHPVRFLVTTKNDEKKLGSWNFGGYSNERVDELLPQIQKEIDADKRQAMLDEVATMIRDDVVYVPLHVQPLLWGSKSNIDLTQRADNFLMLRWINVN
- a CDS encoding putative quinol monooxygenase, giving the protein MSNYFVSAGIELQEGADLKEAENGLRLLVEQTQSEPGCILFEIRQNLKQPQKFTLWECWTNRQALQDHFEMPHTKAYLARNLTEVNYIEELGEIGSNARPDTA